One Phycisphaerae bacterium RAS2 DNA window includes the following coding sequences:
- a CDS encoding CYTH domain protein, which produces MPVEIELKVHVDSHEPIRAALAAAGAKRFGAVVETNHFFDSPDMGLLGRGAGLRVREVISIGSSDENGPAMVTPIQATTHTTMTFKGPQQVGPFKTRGEIEFAVGGAAAAINLLTAVGFVETLRFQKRRESWTLGDCNVELDELPRLGRFVEVEGPTDDAIRAVALKLGLDPSASIRESYAALLAATMPPDSPRPLVIAFD; this is translated from the coding sequence ATGCCAGTCGAAATCGAGTTGAAAGTCCACGTCGATTCGCATGAGCCAATCCGCGCGGCGCTGGCGGCTGCCGGGGCGAAGCGCTTCGGCGCAGTCGTTGAAACCAATCATTTTTTTGATTCGCCCGATATGGGGCTGCTCGGGCGCGGCGCGGGGCTGCGCGTCCGCGAGGTAATTTCCATCGGGTCTTCCGATGAAAACGGCCCGGCGATGGTGACGCCGATTCAAGCAACGACTCACACAACCATGACCTTCAAGGGGCCGCAGCAGGTCGGTCCGTTTAAGACGCGCGGCGAAATCGAATTCGCGGTGGGGGGCGCGGCGGCGGCGATCAATCTGCTGACCGCCGTCGGCTTCGTGGAAACGTTGCGATTTCAAAAGCGTCGTGAGAGCTGGACGCTGGGCGACTGCAACGTTGAGCTTGACGAATTGCCGCGGCTGGGTCGCTTCGTTGAGGTCGAAGGGCCGACCGACGACGCGATCCGCGCGGTTGCGCTCAAGCTCGGTCTCGATCCGTCGGCATCCATCCGCGAGAGCTACGCCGCGCTGCTGGCGGCGACCATGCCGCCCGACTCGCCGCGGCCGCTCGTAATCGCCTTCGATTAA
- the leuS gene encoding Leucine--tRNA ligase, translating to MTMPADYDPAALQSKWQRFWDEHKTFRTPNPGQPGFDPSRPKFYVLDMFPYPSGAGLHVGHPEGYTATDIIARYKRMRGFNVLHPMGWDAFGLPAEQHAIETGEHPAICTKRNVDTFRRQLKMLGFSYDWDREISTTHEDYYRWTQWIFLQLFNSWYDAACEWTDAGGRKTIGRARPISELPIPDEVRAAGDKAVREYVDSQRLAYLAEVPVNWCPALGTVLSNEEVTNEGRSERGNHPVFKRPLKQWMLRITKYGDRLENDLEELAWPESVKIMQRNWIGRSEGAQVRFALADHSATLEIFTTRPDTLFGATYMVLAPEHPLVERITTAEHRAAVQTYCNAAKQKSDLARTADAKEKTGVFTGAYAINPVNDARIPIWVADYVLISYGTGAIMAVPAHDQRDFEFAKQFKLPIVAVVKPPESWLRQQVISGGVDMAYARAVGRERQAEILMNSAASAAATVSGVTVQNAQALLDGDAGWLQQVAEPSYLADPGLFYETFVDDGAAIHSGEFDGLPTAQFKRKIIAWLESRGLGRGTVNYKLRDWLFSRQRYWGEPFPILHGPDGEIVPLDESELPLTLPPMDDFRPTVSHEVTSGQLEASVGAVIRGGPDEQSVPEPPLGRAKQWATVTRNGKTYHRELNTMPQWAGSCWYYLRFLDARNEARFCGSEAERYWMVSPRKDGTPHIGGIDLYLGGAEHAVLHLLYARFWHKVLFDLGHVSTPEPFGKLFNQGMIRAFAYRDARDVPHAYDEIDFRDDGTAHLKAGGEKLSATVEKMSKSLKNVINPEDVVGEYGADSLRLYEMFMGPLEASKPWNPRDVPGVFRFLQRVWRLMIDRETGAVSSAIVTAGVSLDASNELERHLHRTTKKVADDIDNMAFNTAIAAMMEWVNAAYKAKQVHQSQAERFVLILAPFAPHIAEELWERLRSRVAGDKGPTSLAYESWPAWDAAMVVESEVEIPVQINGKLVTRMKIAKDATEDSVRTAALADAKVKDRIGTSEIAKTVYVSGRMLNLVVK from the coding sequence GTGACGATGCCCGCAGACTATGACCCGGCCGCGTTGCAATCCAAGTGGCAGCGCTTCTGGGACGAACATAAGACCTTTCGAACGCCCAACCCCGGCCAACCGGGTTTCGACCCGAGCCGCCCGAAGTTCTACGTCCTCGACATGTTTCCCTATCCCAGCGGGGCCGGCCTGCACGTCGGCCACCCCGAGGGCTACACAGCCACCGACATCATCGCGCGATACAAACGCATGCGCGGGTTCAACGTTCTGCATCCGATGGGTTGGGACGCTTTCGGCCTGCCCGCCGAGCAGCACGCCATCGAGACCGGCGAACATCCCGCGATCTGCACGAAGCGGAATGTCGATACATTCCGCCGTCAGCTCAAGATGCTCGGCTTCTCGTACGACTGGGACCGCGAAATCTCCACCACGCACGAAGACTACTACCGTTGGACGCAGTGGATCTTTCTGCAACTGTTCAACAGTTGGTACGACGCAGCCTGCGAATGGACCGACGCCGGCGGACGGAAGACCATCGGTCGGGCGCGACCGATCAGCGAGTTACCGATTCCCGACGAAGTTCGGGCGGCGGGCGACAAGGCCGTGCGCGAGTACGTCGACTCGCAGCGGCTGGCCTATCTCGCGGAGGTGCCGGTGAACTGGTGCCCGGCGCTGGGCACGGTGCTGTCGAACGAGGAAGTGACCAACGAAGGGCGCAGCGAACGGGGCAATCATCCGGTCTTCAAACGGCCGCTCAAGCAATGGATGCTGCGGATCACGAAATACGGCGACCGGCTGGAGAATGACTTGGAAGAACTGGCCTGGCCCGAGAGCGTGAAGATCATGCAGCGGAACTGGATCGGCCGCAGCGAAGGCGCGCAGGTTCGCTTCGCGTTAGCTGATCATTCGGCGACGCTTGAAATCTTCACGACGCGACCCGACACACTCTTCGGCGCGACGTACATGGTGCTCGCGCCGGAGCATCCATTGGTGGAGCGCATCACGACGGCCGAGCATCGCGCCGCCGTACAAACCTATTGCAACGCCGCGAAACAGAAGAGCGACCTCGCCCGCACGGCGGATGCCAAAGAAAAGACCGGCGTCTTTACCGGAGCGTATGCAATCAATCCGGTGAACGACGCTCGCATCCCGATCTGGGTGGCAGATTATGTGCTGATCTCCTACGGGACCGGGGCGATCATGGCGGTGCCGGCGCACGACCAGCGGGATTTTGAGTTCGCCAAGCAGTTCAAGCTGCCGATCGTGGCCGTGGTGAAGCCACCGGAAAGCTGGCTCCGGCAGCAGGTCATTTCAGGCGGAGTGGACATGGCGTATGCGCGCGCCGTGGGGCGCGAGCGCCAGGCTGAAATCCTGATGAATTCCGCGGCCTCCGCGGCTGCGACCGTCAGCGGTGTGACCGTCCAAAATGCACAGGCCTTGCTCGACGGAGACGCCGGCTGGCTGCAGCAGGTCGCCGAGCCGAGCTACCTGGCCGATCCCGGACTGTTCTATGAGACTTTTGTAGATGATGGAGCAGCGATCCACTCCGGCGAGTTCGACGGCCTGCCCACGGCGCAGTTCAAAAGGAAGATCATCGCCTGGCTCGAATCGCGCGGGCTGGGTCGCGGCACGGTGAACTACAAACTTCGCGATTGGCTGTTCAGCCGCCAGCGCTACTGGGGCGAACCGTTTCCGATTCTGCACGGGCCGGACGGCGAAATCGTGCCGCTGGATGAAAGCGAGCTGCCGCTCACGTTGCCGCCGATGGATGACTTCCGCCCGACGGTCTCACACGAGGTCACATCAGGACAGCTAGAGGCATCCGTAGGGGCAGTTATACGAGGTGGTCCGGACGAGCAATCGGTGCCCGAGCCGCCTCTGGGCCGCGCGAAGCAATGGGCGACCGTGACGCGCAATGGAAAGACCTACCATCGCGAGTTGAACACGATGCCGCAGTGGGCCGGCTCGTGCTGGTATTACCTGCGATTCCTCGACGCGCGAAACGAAGCGCGTTTCTGCGGAAGCGAGGCCGAGCGATACTGGATGGTCTCGCCGCGCAAGGACGGCACGCCGCACATCGGCGGAATTGACCTCTATCTCGGCGGTGCGGAGCACGCCGTGCTGCATTTGTTGTATGCCCGCTTCTGGCACAAAGTGCTGTTCGATCTTGGCCACGTCAGCACGCCCGAGCCGTTCGGCAAGTTGTTCAACCAGGGAATGATTCGTGCGTTCGCCTATCGCGATGCGCGCGACGTGCCGCATGCGTACGACGAAATCGACTTCCGCGACGACGGCACGGCGCACCTGAAGGCCGGCGGCGAGAAGCTATCGGCCACGGTCGAGAAGATGTCCAAGAGCCTCAAGAACGTCATCAATCCTGAAGACGTGGTGGGGGAGTACGGCGCCGATTCGTTGCGGCTGTACGAGATGTTCATGGGTCCGCTGGAAGCGAGCAAGCCGTGGAACCCGCGCGACGTGCCCGGCGTGTTTCGATTTCTCCAGCGCGTGTGGCGGCTGATGATTGACCGCGAGACCGGCGCGGTATCGAGCGCGATCGTAACGGCGGGCGTGAGTCTCGATGCGAGCAACGAGCTGGAGCGCCACCTGCACCGCACGACCAAGAAGGTCGCGGACGATATCGACAACATGGCGTTCAACACCGCCATTGCCGCGATGATGGAATGGGTGAACGCGGCCTACAAAGCGAAGCAGGTTCACCAGAGCCAGGCAGAGCGATTCGTGCTGATCCTCGCGCCGTTCGCGCCGCACATCGCGGAGGAACTGTGGGAGCGGTTGCGTTCGCGTGTCGCGGGTGACAAGGGGCCAACGAGCCTCGCCTACGAGAGTTGGCCGGCCTGGGACGCGGCGATGGTTGTCGAAAGCGAAGTTGAGATTCCGGTGCAGATCAATGGCAAGCTCGTTACCCGGATGAAGATCGCCAAAGATGCGACCGAGGACTCGGTGCGCACCGCCGCATTGGCCGATGCGAAGGTCAAGGATCGCATCGGCACGAGTGAGATCGCCAAGACGGTCTATGTTTCAGGGCGCATGTTGAACCTGGTCGTGAAGTAG
- the fabH_4 gene encoding 3-oxoacyl-[acyl-carrier-protein] synthase 3: protein MSLLPVRIAGTGSFLPGPPVSSDRLEAVLGTLDQAPPKVKSFLSSVGPKMLGEGGVKTRHFAVDPETGNMTHNFSSLAEEAARRALDMAKMEPQDIQLLIISCPSYDQSTPPTSALLQERLGIQACAEMEIHSNCTGVGKGVQVAYDALRTGRYKTALVCYSQLSSIYLRSCYFKQSKMDKVHAALRWILADGAGALVLTSGDNGKPGHEIVGTYVESVGAGRPSGMTAGGAAADLMRKDHQIPELYNDGTHHLWQDFTAVNDNAAPLLLQGLINFTTQMKIDSSTVDHYVVSIPTLQLYDRHIPAFLDRLRITRDKIKFRSDKIGYCGGSATLLHLDEMVRTGELKPGQLAIVHAVESSKWMTAGFAVRW from the coding sequence ATGTCCCTGTTACCTGTCAGGATCGCGGGCACGGGTAGTTTTCTTCCCGGGCCGCCGGTATCGAGTGATCGCCTTGAGGCGGTGCTCGGCACGTTGGATCAGGCGCCGCCGAAAGTAAAGAGCTTCCTGTCGAGCGTTGGACCGAAGATGCTCGGCGAGGGCGGCGTCAAGACGCGCCATTTCGCGGTGGACCCCGAAACGGGGAACATGACGCACAATTTCAGCAGTCTGGCCGAAGAGGCCGCGCGTCGCGCCCTGGACATGGCCAAGATGGAGCCGCAGGACATCCAACTGCTCATCATCTCCTGTCCCTCGTACGATCAAAGCACCCCGCCGACCAGCGCCCTCCTTCAGGAGCGACTGGGCATTCAGGCTTGCGCCGAGATGGAGATTCACTCCAACTGCACCGGAGTCGGCAAAGGCGTACAGGTCGCCTACGACGCACTTCGCACCGGTCGATACAAGACGGCCCTCGTGTGCTACAGCCAGTTGTCATCGATCTACCTGCGAAGCTGCTATTTCAAGCAGTCCAAGATGGACAAGGTTCACGCTGCGCTGCGATGGATTCTTGCCGACGGCGCCGGCGCGCTGGTTCTCACCAGCGGCGACAACGGCAAGCCCGGCCATGAAATCGTCGGCACGTACGTCGAATCGGTTGGCGCGGGTCGCCCCTCCGGCATGACCGCCGGCGGCGCTGCGGCGGACCTGATGCGAAAGGATCACCAGATCCCAGAGCTGTACAATGACGGCACGCATCACCTGTGGCAGGACTTCACCGCTGTCAACGACAACGCGGCTCCGCTGCTGTTGCAGGGCCTGATCAATTTCACCACGCAGATGAAGATTGATTCGTCCACGGTGGATCACTACGTCGTGTCGATCCCGACGCTTCAGTTGTACGACCGGCACATCCCGGCGTTTCTTGATCGCCTGCGCATCACGCGCGACAAGATCAAGTTCCGCAGCGACAAGATCGGCTACTGCGGCGGCTCTGCGACCCTGTTGCATCTTGATGAGATGGTGCGCACCGGCGAGCTGAAGCCCGGCCAGTTGGCGATCGTCCATGCCGTCGAGTCCAGCAAGTGGATGACAGCGGGGTTTGCGGTGCGATGGTAG
- a CDS encoding UDP-glucose 4-epimerase, translating into MTALVTGATGFFGSHLVEILRAEGIAVRALVRPTSDTTMLDRLGVSCAVGSLEDAESLRRASEGCDLVYHCAARVDILGTPDEFHETTVEGTRRMMQAARDAGVRRFVHVSSCGIYHPDLLTDGRTITEATPTPLPPDWFTYARAKYHAEQVVKEFDGGAMEWVIIRLAYLYGPRNRVMHSHLRPVLADGIMMIIGDGSNNLAMIYVTDAARAAHRAGTVPAAAGKVLIAAPNEGVTQRQYFDALADGFGLPRCKKSVPYGVAFFFARMGEAFIKSGPRAAAMRRSAVALTGLPQRIDCTFTQQLLGWTPNTPFAEGIRKSFEWYREEYRVVKENHEIAEPRP; encoded by the coding sequence ATGACGGCTCTTGTCACCGGCGCCACGGGCTTTTTCGGCAGTCATCTTGTAGAGATTCTCCGCGCCGAGGGCATCGCGGTTCGGGCGCTGGTCCGGCCGACGAGCGACACGACGATGCTCGACCGGCTGGGCGTGTCCTGCGCGGTCGGTTCGCTCGAAGACGCCGAGTCGCTTCGCCGCGCGAGCGAGGGATGCGACCTTGTTTATCACTGCGCGGCGCGCGTGGACATCCTCGGCACACCGGATGAGTTCCACGAGACGACGGTCGAAGGCACGCGTCGGATGATGCAGGCCGCGCGCGACGCCGGCGTCCGCCGATTCGTGCACGTCAGCTCGTGCGGCATCTATCATCCCGATCTGCTCACCGACGGCCGGACCATCACCGAGGCCACGCCGACGCCGCTGCCGCCCGACTGGTTCACCTACGCGCGAGCCAAGTATCACGCCGAGCAAGTCGTGAAGGAGTTTGACGGCGGCGCGATGGAATGGGTCATCATTCGGCTTGCCTACCTCTACGGCCCTCGCAATCGCGTGATGCACAGCCATCTGCGGCCGGTGCTGGCCGACGGAATCATGATGATCATCGGCGACGGGTCAAACAACCTCGCGATGATTTACGTAACCGATGCCGCGCGCGCGGCGCACCGGGCGGGGACGGTCCCGGCCGCTGCGGGAAAGGTGCTCATTGCCGCGCCGAACGAAGGCGTGACCCAGCGGCAATACTTCGACGCGTTGGCCGACGGCTTCGGCCTGCCGCGCTGTAAGAAATCCGTTCCGTACGGCGTTGCATTTTTCTTTGCGCGAATGGGCGAGGCGTTCATCAAGTCCGGCCCGCGCGCCGCGGCGATGCGCCGCTCGGCTGTCGCGCTGACCGGCCTGCCGCAACGAATCGACTGTACGTTCACGCAGCAATTGCTTGGTTGGACTCCGAACACACCGTTCGCCGAAGGAATTCGGAAATCGTTTGAATGGTATCGAGAGGAATATCGAGTGGTGAAGGAGAATCACGAAATTGCCGAGCCGCGACCGTGA
- the ykfB_2 gene encoding L-Ala-D/L-Glu epimerase, whose translation MNLTYQRINLRLAGEFRTAVATRTDKQTLWVKVTHDGVEGWGEAVPMDTYGQTLESASEALRDMAALLADRDPFEVEHIVAALLDRFDGQRAAVCAVDAALHDWIGKRLEIPTARVLGLSTKCIPVTSYTIGIADPEKLADRVRAAAGYPVLKIKVGTARDEENLAVIRATAPKAVIRVDANTAWSVDETIAKLPMLVKYGVEFVEQPIKPGDADGLRRIREAGHRLGREAGRAGSICPLVADESSVRPRDVAALAGCVDGINIKLSKCGGIREALRMIALARTLDMKIMLGCMIESSLGIAAALQLAPLVDWLDLDGHLLLSEEPFEGIGGAGGRLALGQGIGLGVRMHPTLSDNA comes from the coding sequence GTGAATCTGACCTATCAAAGAATCAATCTTCGTTTGGCCGGTGAGTTCCGCACCGCCGTGGCCACCCGTACCGACAAGCAAACGCTTTGGGTGAAAGTTACCCATGACGGCGTCGAAGGCTGGGGCGAGGCCGTGCCCATGGACACCTACGGCCAAACGCTGGAGTCGGCGTCGGAAGCGCTGCGCGACATGGCGGCGCTGCTGGCGGACCGTGACCCGTTCGAAGTTGAGCACATCGTTGCGGCGCTGCTGGACCGATTCGACGGGCAGCGCGCGGCGGTGTGTGCGGTCGATGCGGCGCTGCATGACTGGATCGGCAAGCGTCTGGAAATCCCCACGGCGCGGGTGCTGGGCCTGTCGACGAAATGTATACCCGTTACTTCATACACGATCGGAATCGCCGATCCGGAGAAACTGGCCGATCGCGTGCGCGCGGCGGCCGGATACCCCGTGTTGAAGATCAAAGTCGGCACCGCGCGCGACGAGGAGAACCTCGCGGTGATTCGCGCCACGGCGCCGAAGGCGGTCATTCGCGTCGATGCCAACACCGCGTGGTCGGTGGATGAAACCATCGCGAAACTGCCGATGCTGGTGAAGTACGGAGTTGAATTTGTCGAGCAGCCGATCAAACCGGGCGATGCGGATGGATTACGGCGCATTCGCGAGGCGGGTCATCGATTGGGCCGCGAGGCGGGCAGGGCGGGAAGTATTTGCCCGTTGGTGGCGGATGAAAGCAGTGTGCGGCCGCGCGACGTGGCGGCGCTGGCCGGCTGCGTGGACGGTATCAACATCAAGTTGAGCAAGTGCGGTGGGATTCGCGAGGCTCTGCGGATGATCGCGCTGGCGCGGACGTTGGACATGAAGATCATGCTGGGCTGCATGATTGAAAGCAGCCTCGGCATCGCGGCGGCGCTGCAACTCGCGCCGTTGGTCGACTGGCTGGACCTCGACGGGCACTTGCTGCTTTCCGAAGAGCCGTTTGAAGGAATCGGTGGCGCGGGGGGGCGATTGGCGCTGGGCCAAGGGATCGGGCTTGGCGTTCGTATGCATCCCACACTATCCGATAACGCGTGA
- a CDS encoding Ribonuclease, with product MLNVTFCGAAREVTGSLHLLEADGMKVALDCGLFQGRRAEAEAKNKTFPFDASKLHAVVLSHAHIDHCGRIPLLVKNGFRGRIYSTPATRDLCALLLSDSAHIQQEDANYLNKKKSRAGEPNVEPLYDDDDAQQAMNLFQTVACGQPFWITRRLKARFQMSGHMLGAASVALEYKQPNGDKPVSLVFSGDVGRFDIPILRNPKPFPEADYLIVESTYGGRHHPPTDDLGVRLAAVVNDTIARKGKLIIPAFSVGRTQVLVYSLHQLQAAGTIPRVPIYIDSPLAVNATEVFRMHPELFNAEAQSFQRQTGDILGACDCTYIREAEESKKLNRIRRSCIIISASGMCETGRIVHHLRNNIQNPRNTILIVGFQAAHTLGRRIVEKQPKVSIFGQKLSLKAQVVVLNGFSGHADIDELRRLCKPTARRCRRAFLVHGEVDQMEAMKSALAEDGFGDVELPSAGEKFELTAKE from the coding sequence ATGCTCAACGTTACGTTCTGCGGCGCGGCGCGCGAAGTCACCGGCTCGCTTCATCTCCTCGAAGCCGACGGCATGAAGGTCGCGCTCGACTGCGGCCTGTTCCAGGGCCGCCGCGCCGAAGCCGAAGCGAAGAACAAGACGTTCCCTTTCGACGCATCGAAGCTGCACGCCGTCGTGCTGTCTCACGCGCACATTGATCACTGCGGGCGAATTCCGCTGCTGGTCAAGAACGGTTTTCGCGGCCGAATCTACTCCACCCCGGCCACGCGCGACCTGTGCGCCCTGCTGCTGTCTGACTCGGCGCACATTCAGCAGGAAGATGCGAACTACCTGAACAAGAAGAAGAGCCGCGCCGGCGAGCCGAACGTTGAACCGCTCTACGACGACGACGACGCCCAGCAGGCGATGAACCTCTTTCAAACCGTCGCCTGTGGGCAGCCCTTTTGGATTACGCGCCGGCTGAAGGCGCGATTTCAAATGTCCGGCCACATGCTCGGTGCGGCGTCGGTCGCGCTGGAATACAAACAGCCCAATGGCGACAAACCCGTGTCACTCGTCTTCTCCGGCGATGTCGGGCGGTTCGACATCCCGATTCTGCGCAATCCCAAGCCCTTTCCCGAAGCCGATTACCTCATTGTCGAAAGCACCTATGGTGGGCGGCATCATCCCCCGACCGACGACCTCGGCGTGCGCCTGGCGGCCGTCGTCAACGACACGATCGCGCGCAAAGGAAAGCTCATCATTCCCGCGTTCTCGGTCGGCCGAACGCAGGTACTCGTCTATTCGCTTCATCAGCTTCAGGCGGCCGGCACGATCCCTCGCGTGCCGATTTACATCGACAGCCCGCTGGCCGTGAACGCGACCGAGGTGTTCCGCATGCATCCGGAGTTGTTCAACGCCGAGGCGCAGAGTTTTCAGCGGCAGACCGGCGACATCCTCGGCGCCTGCGACTGCACTTACATCCGCGAGGCCGAAGAGAGCAAGAAGCTCAATCGGATTCGGCGATCGTGCATCATCATTTCGGCCAGCGGCATGTGCGAGACCGGCCGCATTGTCCACCATCTGCGCAACAACATTCAGAACCCACGCAACACGATCCTCATCGTCGGCTTTCAGGCGGCGCACACGCTGGGCCGGCGCATCGTCGAAAAGCAGCCGAAGGTCTCGATCTTCGGCCAGAAGCTGTCGCTGAAGGCCCAGGTCGTCGTGCTGAACGGATTCTCCGGTCATGCCGACATCGACGAACTGCGCCGCCTTTGCAAACCGACCGCGCGCCGCTGCCGCCGGGCGTTTCTGGTGCACGGCGAAGTGGATCAGATGGAAGCGATGAAGTCGGCGCTGGCGGAGGACGGCTTCGGGGATGTCGAGTTGCCGTCGGCGGGGGAGAAGTTCGAACTGACGGCGAAGGAGTGA